From a single Litorilinea aerophila genomic region:
- a CDS encoding 6-pyruvoyl-tetrahydropterin synthase-related protein, giving the protein MRPSWFSPTRPTAAGRVRLRWPDAWLPWLIALPIAWALWPGGLPNTADGRVHFIRAAEMIHTWQDGVWLPRWAENLGFGLGIPLFVYAPPLPYFLTGLLHLAGLDLETAFKGTWLLGLWTGTAGAYHLGRSRLGWRAGVVAATAFAYAPIQLRELFIQGNQAQYLAWAFAPWAAWSLIRIFETGRRRYALTLALALTGTLLSHNAAALLAMGMVAVLGLTLSGVTRSLRGLWLSVGGSVLGLLLSAWFWVPALLEGQYVHLDKIVASDFRQRFIPLEELVALSPPLDTGAINPYFPLTLGAVQVWMAALGAGVLLAWGVGRLLRPGSSWTGIRLEKLDGGSGLFFVAFSLFCGFMALAWSEPLWDLLPFLEFFEWPFRWHGFTALGLSWLCGLALVGWSRLLRLPAAAIEGATMLCVLLLMGSALVNLYPHKLAPNRQEVTPADVVRFEVRTGAVGTTSLGEFNPIWIEGALQDSPLVQDYLAGRPVDRLAGALPDGAEGEQLLNRAQEHRFRLRLPQPATVTLQLLYFPGWVAWVDGEPVAVRPQPGTGLLAVEVPAGEHELWLRFIDTPLRWMADLASAAAWLLLAFWVGLALMQRRPLSWPRRRLQIQGPTWGQVASLLGCVLLILGVRAAFPDRFRLESPPDQALPASRPLRADFEDQIRLLGVDPAPETAWPGEAISLVAYWRALQPLETDYAVYLHLDAPDGQTVATTDLRHPGDIPTSDWATGLYVRSPFRLAIPAEAWPIRYDLHLGVYDPVQGRNLAASPGSQWGASVGQLWVMPAHGSEPSAGLWARFGEAIQLVDVKYDLELSALVLYWRREGPVPDGLSIFVHLLDDQGVVLGQADGVPYQNLYPPDAWWPGQVVEDVRALPHVDVARTAAIALGVYELGSGRRWPAVDSQGQPLADDALLVRIHP; this is encoded by the coding sequence ATGCGTCCTTCATGGTTCAGCCCCACACGCCCCACAGCAGCCGGACGTGTCCGCCTTCGTTGGCCTGATGCCTGGCTGCCCTGGCTCATTGCCCTGCCCATCGCGTGGGCCCTCTGGCCTGGCGGCCTGCCCAACACAGCCGACGGCCGGGTCCACTTCATCCGTGCCGCCGAGATGATCCACACCTGGCAGGATGGGGTATGGCTTCCCCGCTGGGCAGAGAATCTGGGCTTCGGCCTGGGCATTCCCCTTTTCGTCTACGCGCCGCCCCTGCCCTACTTCCTGACCGGCCTCCTCCACCTGGCCGGGCTGGACCTGGAAACGGCCTTCAAGGGGACCTGGCTGCTGGGTCTGTGGACAGGCACGGCCGGCGCCTACCACCTGGGCCGCAGCCGGTTGGGCTGGCGGGCAGGCGTGGTGGCGGCAACGGCCTTCGCCTACGCCCCCATCCAGCTGCGGGAGCTCTTCATCCAGGGGAACCAGGCCCAATACCTGGCGTGGGCCTTTGCGCCGTGGGCCGCCTGGAGCCTGATCCGGATCTTTGAGACGGGGCGCAGACGGTACGCCCTCACCCTGGCGCTGGCCCTGACCGGAACCCTGCTGAGCCACAACGCCGCTGCCCTCCTGGCCATGGGCATGGTGGCTGTTTTGGGCCTGACCCTCAGTGGGGTCACCCGCTCCCTGCGGGGCCTCTGGCTCAGCGTGGGGGGCAGCGTCCTGGGGCTGCTCCTCAGCGCCTGGTTCTGGGTGCCCGCCCTGTTGGAGGGCCAGTATGTGCACCTGGACAAGATCGTGGCCAGCGATTTTCGCCAACGCTTCATCCCACTGGAGGAGCTGGTGGCCCTTTCCCCCCCGCTGGACACCGGCGCCATCAACCCCTACTTTCCCCTGACCCTGGGCGCGGTGCAGGTGTGGATGGCTGCGCTGGGCGCCGGTGTGTTGCTCGCGTGGGGGGTGGGGCGGCTGCTTCGGCCGGGCTCCTCCTGGACGGGCATCCGCCTGGAGAAGCTGGACGGGGGAAGCGGCCTCTTTTTTGTGGCCTTCAGCCTCTTCTGTGGCTTCATGGCCCTGGCCTGGTCCGAACCCCTCTGGGATCTCCTGCCCTTCTTGGAGTTCTTCGAATGGCCCTTCCGCTGGCACGGCTTTACCGCCCTGGGCCTGAGCTGGCTCTGTGGCCTTGCCCTGGTCGGGTGGAGCCGCCTCCTGCGCCTACCGGCTGCGGCCATCGAAGGCGCTACCATGCTGTGCGTGCTGCTGCTCATGGGCTCGGCGCTGGTCAACCTGTACCCCCACAAACTGGCACCCAATCGCCAGGAAGTGACCCCGGCGGATGTGGTGCGTTTTGAGGTCCGCACCGGGGCCGTGGGTACCACCAGCCTGGGCGAATTCAACCCCATCTGGATCGAAGGGGCGTTGCAGGACTCTCCCCTGGTCCAGGACTACCTGGCCGGCAGGCCGGTGGACCGACTGGCCGGTGCGTTGCCGGACGGCGCGGAGGGCGAGCAGCTCTTGAACCGGGCCCAGGAGCACCGCTTCCGGCTTCGCCTGCCCCAACCGGCGACGGTGACCCTGCAACTGCTTTACTTTCCCGGCTGGGTAGCCTGGGTGGACGGCGAGCCGGTGGCGGTGCGGCCCCAGCCGGGCACAGGTCTGCTGGCCGTGGAGGTGCCGGCTGGCGAACACGAGCTGTGGCTTCGCTTCATCGACACGCCCCTGCGCTGGATGGCCGATCTGGCCTCAGCCGCGGCCTGGCTGCTGCTGGCGTTCTGGGTGGGCCTGGCGCTGATGCAACGCCGGCCCCTGAGCTGGCCCCGACGTCGGCTCCAGATCCAGGGTCCCACCTGGGGACAGGTGGCGTCCCTTTTGGGCTGTGTGCTGCTCATCCTGGGGGTGCGGGCGGCTTTCCCAGACCGCTTCCGCCTGGAATCTCCGCCGGACCAGGCCCTGCCTGCCTCCCGTCCCCTGCGTGCAGACTTCGAAGATCAGATCCGGCTGCTGGGCGTTGACCCGGCGCCAGAGACGGCCTGGCCGGGGGAAGCCATCTCCCTGGTCGCCTACTGGCGGGCCTTGCAGCCCCTGGAGACCGACTATGCCGTCTACCTCCACCTGGACGCTCCCGACGGCCAGACGGTGGCCACGACGGATCTGCGCCATCCGGGCGACATTCCCACCAGCGACTGGGCCACGGGCCTCTACGTCCGCAGCCCCTTTCGTCTGGCCATCCCCGCCGAGGCCTGGCCCATTCGCTATGACCTGCACCTGGGCGTCTACGATCCCGTGCAGGGCCGCAACCTGGCCGCCTCCCCTGGCAGCCAATGGGGCGCGTCGGTAGGCCAGCTGTGGGTGATGCCGGCCCATGGCTCCGAACCGTCGGCCGGCCTCTGGGCCCGCTTCGGCGAGGCCATCCAGCTGGTGGATGTGAAATATGATCTGGAACTGTCGGCCCTGGTCCTGTACTGGCGCCGGGAAGGACCGGTGCCGGATGGCCTCAGCATCTTCGTGCACCTGCTTGACGATCAGGGGGTGGTCCTGGGGCAGGCAGACGGTGTGCCCTACCAGAACCTCTACCCGCCCGATGCCTGGTGGCCCGGCCAGGTGGTCGAGGATGTGCGCGCCCTGCCCCATGTGGACGTGGCCCGCACGGCGGCCATCGCCCTGGGCGTGTACGAATTGGGCTCCGGACGCCGCTGGCCGGCGGTGGATAGCCAGGGGCAGCCCCTGGCCGATGACGCGCTGTTGGTGCGGATCCATCCATGA
- a CDS encoding ArnT family glycosyltransferase — MSRNPLMGPPERLLPLILLVLAVVGHGLLWLPVPLLWQALAALAVVVVLPGLLLALALLPLPQPAASSDMGGNAGPEWPGRWLGELLVYGIALGYGLLVVGMTLLSYWPGGVTAISVLLLFDGLTVCLAAWAWRRWKGTVGAGLLLPGRQGLWLWGGLLVVAAFLRMGHLGYAEYHGDEARAVLRAAAVLQGYEDVLFLHKKGPAEIVIPAALFALTGRLTEAAARLPFALAGLAALGAVWLLGRQLFNPRTAWIATWLLAVDGYLIGFSRIVQYQSLILLTTPLVLLSLHRLVVEPRAPARRLTLAALMLATGLLAHYEAVWAAIPAAFLLAHLLWPAAGQSSIPLRIWVRALAVAVAMGGAVAASFYVPFIFHPRFTGTITYLLDRRIGGDSLPYNNLADFFGRTTVYSSTYYLILLVGLALIALLGLYRRSLGRAGSLLAGGLAVAALLATFHRADWLTVGGVDWTFAPFLIFLALAWTLPRVSVAERTLWLWLGVPFVVTLFFMAKPRTHVYVFFPPWALLAAYAAGQGWQQLRGAGRAGQLLRQLGAVAGAGLLLAFVNYAYWYFVHTDVEILRTWQENRPQGYWTAYDVPDNRALFGFPLNNGWKVVGMLYREGILQGDYATNEVEFWTPAWYTRGQRRCEDQATWFFRIQNFQPDPEGYDAALDHFLEKDFRPWARVTVKERPAMTIYRRSAESFPLRTYRLEEYEPLFDAQATPDLPLGYPVVEPPIGHPLHVNLGNRIWLEGYDLDYTPPLEPGEVFHLTLYWRAQQSMDQSYKVFNQSYYGDGVMVAQQDGYPVCGSRGTWLWDPGELVVDVHDIQVKADAPPGLYPLYTGLYIEETLDRLPVLDEAGNPVADRVHLTDIRIEAGTP; from the coding sequence GTGAGCCGCAATCCTCTGATGGGACCACCTGAGCGCCTTCTGCCGCTGATCCTTCTGGTTCTGGCCGTTGTGGGCCATGGGCTGCTGTGGTTGCCGGTGCCTCTTCTCTGGCAGGCTCTGGCTGCTCTGGCTGTGGTTGTGGTGCTTCCCGGGCTTCTGCTGGCCCTGGCCCTCCTGCCCCTTCCCCAGCCTGCAGCCTCCTCCGACATGGGGGGCAATGCCGGGCCGGAATGGCCGGGCCGCTGGTTGGGAGAGCTGCTGGTCTACGGGATCGCCCTGGGGTATGGGCTCCTGGTGGTGGGGATGACCCTGCTGAGCTACTGGCCAGGTGGGGTGACGGCCATCTCAGTGTTGCTCCTGTTCGACGGCCTGACCGTCTGTCTGGCGGCGTGGGCCTGGCGACGCTGGAAGGGGACCGTCGGGGCGGGGTTGCTGCTGCCAGGCCGACAGGGCCTCTGGCTCTGGGGCGGGCTGCTGGTGGTGGCGGCGTTCCTGCGCATGGGCCACCTGGGCTACGCCGAGTATCACGGCGATGAGGCCCGGGCTGTCCTGCGGGCGGCGGCCGTGCTCCAGGGATACGAGGATGTGCTCTTCCTCCACAAAAAAGGGCCGGCCGAAATTGTGATTCCTGCTGCCCTGTTTGCCCTGACGGGACGTCTGACCGAAGCGGCGGCCCGCCTGCCCTTTGCGTTGGCCGGCCTGGCCGCGCTGGGCGCCGTCTGGCTGCTGGGGCGGCAGCTTTTCAACCCCCGGACGGCCTGGATCGCAACCTGGCTGCTGGCTGTGGACGGCTACCTGATCGGCTTCTCCCGCATCGTCCAGTATCAGAGCCTGATCCTCTTGACCACACCGCTGGTGCTCCTCTCCCTCCATCGCCTGGTGGTAGAGCCCCGGGCGCCCGCCCGCCGCCTGACCCTGGCGGCCCTGATGCTGGCTACAGGGTTGCTGGCCCACTATGAGGCGGTCTGGGCAGCCATTCCGGCCGCCTTTCTGCTGGCCCATCTCCTCTGGCCCGCTGCTGGGCAGAGCTCCATCCCCCTCCGGATCTGGGTTCGGGCCCTGGCGGTGGCCGTTGCCATGGGGGGCGCGGTGGCCGCCAGCTTCTATGTGCCCTTCATCTTCCATCCCCGCTTCACCGGCACCATCACCTACCTGTTGGATCGGCGCATCGGCGGGGACAGCCTGCCCTACAACAACCTGGCCGACTTCTTCGGCCGCACCACCGTTTACAGCTCCACCTACTACCTGATCCTGCTGGTGGGGCTGGCCCTGATCGCCCTGCTCGGGCTCTACCGGCGCAGCCTGGGCAGGGCCGGTAGCCTCCTGGCTGGCGGGCTGGCGGTGGCGGCTCTGCTGGCCACCTTCCACCGGGCCGACTGGCTGACGGTGGGGGGCGTGGACTGGACCTTCGCGCCCTTCCTGATCTTCCTGGCCCTGGCCTGGACGTTGCCCCGGGTCAGCGTGGCCGAGCGCACCCTCTGGCTCTGGTTGGGTGTGCCGTTCGTGGTGACCCTCTTTTTCATGGCCAAGCCCCGCACCCACGTCTACGTGTTCTTCCCACCATGGGCGCTGCTGGCGGCCTATGCCGCCGGGCAGGGCTGGCAGCAGTTGCGCGGGGCCGGCAGGGCCGGTCAACTGCTGCGGCAGTTGGGGGCCGTTGCCGGGGCCGGCCTGTTGCTGGCCTTTGTTAACTACGCCTACTGGTACTTCGTCCACACCGACGTGGAGATCCTGCGCACCTGGCAGGAGAATCGCCCCCAGGGCTACTGGACGGCCTACGACGTGCCAGACAACCGGGCGCTCTTCGGATTTCCCTTGAACAACGGCTGGAAGGTGGTGGGCATGCTCTATCGGGAAGGCATCCTCCAGGGCGACTACGCCACCAATGAGGTGGAGTTCTGGACGCCTGCCTGGTACACCCGGGGGCAGCGGCGCTGTGAGGATCAGGCGACCTGGTTCTTTCGCATCCAGAACTTCCAGCCGGACCCAGAAGGATACGACGCCGCGTTGGATCACTTCCTGGAAAAAGACTTTCGCCCCTGGGCCAGGGTGACGGTGAAGGAACGCCCGGCCATGACGATCTACCGCCGCAGCGCCGAATCCTTCCCGCTGCGCACCTATCGCCTGGAGGAGTACGAGCCCCTCTTCGACGCCCAGGCCACGCCGGACCTGCCCCTGGGCTACCCCGTGGTGGAGCCGCCCATCGGCCATCCCCTCCACGTGAACCTGGGCAACCGCATCTGGCTGGAGGGCTACGACCTGGACTACACGCCCCCCCTGGAGCCGGGCGAGGTTTTCCACCTGACCCTCTACTGGCGGGCCCAGCAGTCCATGGATCAGTCCTACAAGGTCTTCAACCAGTCCTACTACGGCGACGGGGTGATGGTCGCCCAGCAGGATGGCTATCCGGTTTGCGGCAGCCGGGGCACGTGGCTATGGGATCCTGGGGAGCTGGTGGTGGATGTGCACGACATCCAGGTCAAGGCCGACGCCCCTCCGGGCCTCTACCCCCTGTACACCGGCCTCTACATCGAGGAAACCCTGGATCGCCTGCCCGTTCTGGACGAGGCAGGTAACCCCGTGGCCGACCGCGTCCACCTGACCGACATCCGCATCGAGGCGGGGACGCCCTAG
- a CDS encoding ArnT family glycosyltransferase: MSTQSPPVRVPPRWLWFLGLAVLAISPWTLATTQALWPRWLAMMALAWWLPGVLLVLLWRLPRTDLPTVTVLALALGLCWMVLLALLAHWFPGPIGLWPLVALYAFGALALLLALARRPLLSPVPLSLPVLVSLCGLVLVAATLRLPGLGYHEFHADEVVLLRQSRRAIEGDDAALAEHTKGPGEIAVALVVYRALGTADEATARLPFALASVASVLALALLGGRLFNPTVGWVAGLLLAVNGFALGLSRIAQYQAVILLLSALSMLAAWEFSRGRERRWLLLLSTLTAFGLIFHYEFGLLAPALACLVVLGWRRARRAERGCLVNAALWGGTAGGALVAAAYVPAIVNPYFATTQGYLANRLGEIGTFNLPFLVEMGTFYNSTYFFAGLVLLAGLGSWLGWRRARLPLVVLWLWWLPFFLLYIFVVRYPGTHFYLLMESWSLLAALPLAALATDLQGMLTWRRVAAVAVAAWLVVSVYYLYLVFFRQAPEYVMHYDTERLPFYWAPYGERIPEKPRFGFPIQVGWKVAGVLGQWGYLPATYASNDGAWELRRWYLTPYDKRDPDQSPGVFFIATLLHEPNPEYDDVYLQGYLHVGDIFVRGEPRLQIWTWRPLPVPYVAFDAEQFAPLFEREVNRLEPLPDPPALVESVPLDEHVRLVSAHLERRTYRIGETLHLLLVWQTNRRLQDDYKVFVHVADESGRPVAQWDGYPGLNTSYTSRWPVGWPFRDHVLLTLGPDLTPGTYTLLVGMYHPETGQRVGDRAIPITTLSISS; encoded by the coding sequence ATGTCTACCCAATCTCCCCCGGTCCGTGTGCCACCCCGGTGGCTGTGGTTCCTGGGGCTTGCCGTGTTGGCCATTTCCCCCTGGACATTGGCCACGACCCAGGCACTGTGGCCCCGCTGGCTGGCCATGATGGCCCTGGCCTGGTGGCTGCCAGGCGTGTTGTTGGTCCTGTTGTGGCGTCTTCCCCGTACCGATCTACCCACCGTGACAGTTTTAGCCCTGGCCTTGGGCCTTTGCTGGATGGTGTTGCTGGCCCTGCTGGCCCATTGGTTCCCGGGCCCCATCGGGCTCTGGCCCCTGGTGGCCCTCTACGCGTTCGGTGCGCTGGCGCTGTTGTTAGCCCTGGCCAGGCGGCCGCTGCTGTCGCCGGTGCCGCTGTCACTGCCGGTCCTGGTGAGCCTGTGCGGGCTGGTGTTGGTGGCCGCGACCCTGCGCCTGCCCGGGCTGGGCTACCACGAGTTTCACGCCGACGAGGTGGTGCTGTTGCGCCAGTCTCGACGGGCCATCGAAGGAGACGACGCGGCCCTGGCCGAACACACCAAGGGGCCCGGGGAGATTGCTGTAGCCCTGGTGGTGTACCGGGCGCTGGGCACGGCCGACGAAGCCACCGCCCGTCTGCCCTTTGCCCTGGCCAGCGTGGCGAGTGTCCTGGCCCTGGCGTTGCTGGGGGGGCGCCTCTTCAACCCGACGGTCGGCTGGGTGGCGGGGTTGCTGCTGGCGGTCAACGGCTTTGCCTTGGGCCTCTCTCGCATCGCTCAATATCAGGCCGTGATCCTGCTCCTCTCGGCGCTGTCCATGTTGGCGGCCTGGGAGTTTTCCCGGGGACGAGAGCGGCGATGGCTGCTGCTCCTGAGCACCCTGACGGCCTTTGGGCTCATCTTCCACTACGAGTTCGGCCTGCTGGCGCCGGCGCTGGCCTGTCTGGTGGTGCTTGGATGGCGTCGCGCCCGGCGTGCAGAGCGGGGTTGTCTGGTGAACGCGGCCCTGTGGGGGGGGACGGCCGGCGGGGCGCTGGTGGCGGCGGCCTACGTGCCGGCCATTGTCAATCCCTACTTCGCCACCACCCAGGGCTACCTGGCCAACCGCCTGGGTGAGATCGGGACCTTCAACCTGCCCTTCCTGGTGGAGATGGGCACGTTCTACAACTCCACCTACTTTTTCGCAGGCCTGGTATTGCTGGCCGGGCTGGGAAGCTGGCTGGGCTGGCGTCGGGCGCGGTTGCCGCTGGTGGTACTCTGGCTCTGGTGGCTGCCCTTTTTCCTCCTGTACATTTTTGTGGTGCGCTACCCCGGCACCCACTTTTACCTGCTCATGGAGAGCTGGTCGCTGCTGGCCGCCTTGCCCCTGGCGGCTCTGGCTACCGATCTGCAGGGAATGCTCACCTGGCGACGGGTGGCTGCTGTCGCGGTGGCCGCCTGGTTGGTGGTCTCCGTCTACTACCTGTACCTGGTCTTCTTCCGCCAGGCGCCGGAGTATGTGATGCATTACGACACAGAGCGGCTCCCTTTCTACTGGGCTCCATACGGGGAACGCATTCCCGAAAAGCCCCGTTTTGGCTTTCCCATCCAGGTGGGCTGGAAGGTTGCCGGCGTCTTGGGCCAGTGGGGATACCTGCCGGCCACCTACGCCAGCAACGACGGGGCCTGGGAGCTGCGGCGCTGGTACCTGACCCCCTACGACAAGCGGGATCCCGACCAGTCGCCCGGCGTCTTCTTCATCGCCACCCTCCTCCACGAGCCCAACCCGGAATACGACGACGTCTACCTCCAGGGCTACCTCCACGTGGGCGACATCTTCGTGCGGGGCGAGCCGCGCCTGCAGATCTGGACCTGGCGTCCTTTGCCGGTGCCCTACGTGGCCTTCGACGCGGAGCAGTTTGCCCCTCTTTTCGAGCGGGAAGTCAACCGCCTGGAACCCCTTCCCGATCCGCCTGCTCTGGTGGAATCGGTCCCCCTGGATGAGCATGTCCGGCTGGTGTCTGCCCACCTGGAGCGGCGGACGTATCGCATCGGCGAGACCTTGCACCTGCTCCTGGTCTGGCAGACCAATCGCCGCCTGCAGGACGACTACAAGGTCTTCGTCCACGTGGCGGATGAGAGCGGACGGCCGGTGGCCCAGTGGGATGGTTATCCGGGGCTGAACACCTCCTACACCAGCCGCTGGCCGGTGGGCTGGCCTTTTCGGGATCACGTGCTGCTCACCCTGGGGCCGGATCTGACCCCTGGCACCTATACCCTGCTGGTGGGGATGTATCACCCGGAGACCGGACAGCGGGTGGGGGATCGGGCGATCCCTATCACGACCCTGTCGATTTCTTCGTGA
- a CDS encoding glycosyltransferase family 2 protein, translating into MTDSTRQAQAEDPAADLTRPPAPAISVVIPLYNEEESIPHLYEALTQALRDYGKSYEIIIVDDGSRDRSFELLRELAEKDPALKVIRLRRNFGQTAAFSAGFDYALGEVIITMDADLQNDPRDIPLLMAKIEEGYDIVSGWRKNRQDRFWDRKLPSMIANRLISNVTDVRLHDYGCSLKAYRRDLLQHVRLYGELHRFIPALASQVGGTVAEVPVNHHARQFGKSKYGLSRAVRVALDLITVWFLGGYATRPIHVFGSIGLVLGGFGFLIGLYLSYVKLFLGQNIGGRPMLLLAVLLVVIGVQLITMGLLGELIIRTYHESQNKPIYFVREVVSQDSYH; encoded by the coding sequence ATGACCGATTCAACCAGGCAGGCACAGGCTGAAGACCCGGCTGCTGATCTCACCCGGCCGCCGGCGCCGGCGATCTCGGTGGTGATTCCCCTCTACAACGAAGAGGAAAGCATCCCCCACCTCTACGAGGCCCTGACCCAGGCTTTGCGGGACTACGGCAAATCCTATGAAATCATCATTGTGGATGATGGCTCCAGGGATCGAAGTTTTGAGCTCCTGCGGGAACTGGCCGAGAAAGATCCCGCGCTCAAGGTGATCCGTCTGCGGCGAAACTTTGGCCAGACGGCGGCCTTTTCCGCCGGCTTTGACTACGCCCTGGGCGAAGTGATCATCACCATGGACGCCGACCTGCAGAACGATCCCCGGGACATCCCCCTCCTGATGGCCAAGATCGAGGAGGGGTACGACATCGTCAGCGGATGGCGCAAGAACCGCCAGGACCGCTTCTGGGATCGCAAGCTGCCCTCCATGATCGCCAACCGGCTGATCTCCAACGTGACCGATGTCCGCCTGCATGACTATGGCTGTTCCCTCAAGGCCTACCGCCGGGACCTGCTGCAGCATGTGCGCCTCTACGGTGAGCTCCACCGCTTCATCCCGGCCCTGGCCAGCCAGGTGGGCGGAACTGTGGCCGAGGTGCCGGTGAACCACCATGCCCGCCAGTTCGGCAAGTCCAAATATGGCCTGAGCCGGGCCGTGCGGGTGGCCCTGGACCTGATCACCGTGTGGTTCCTGGGGGGCTACGCCACCCGGCCCATTCACGTTTTCGGTTCCATTGGGTTGGTGTTGGGCGGCTTCGGCTTCCTGATCGGCCTCTATCTTTCCTATGTGAAGTTGTTCTTGGGGCAGAATATCGGCGGGCGGCCCATGTTGTTGCTCGCGGTGTTATTGGTGGTCATCGGCGTGCAGTTGATCACCATGGGCCTGTTGGGTGAGCTGATCATCCGTACCTATCACGAAAGCCAGAACAAACCCATCTATTTTGTGCGCGAAGTGGTTTCCCAGGATTCCTACCACTGA
- a CDS encoding PEP-utilizing enzyme, which produces MFDYTVAGPVPGNQETVWWQLPVEPLSAGVLTPFSFSVLAEIWSRAWYLYYDRVGGEPAPRTTVLRQHLGRAYLNLSVCCQMDVEQLGMDPLTFRINGTSYPVCPREKSGLWGGIKRGRQQRRLNTALAEMATELDRVTDRAREWYDKARELRWTQAEILQVMEEIERIGPDSLAIFFAARHLLAYRYNQLLWATVAQVPFPRNVLLINNAICDLDGLVESELAQQMLELCHQTSEFPDTVAWLRKKDFADWVQKLPDPAVRESIQAFLATFGHRGSHEGELAHPRWQEEAWPIFRNLLACVTHQPKMPPRLPATQHTQRLLEVTDPGVRKQVPQWLTQIRELHRLQSRALHAFAYILAGTRCWALAAGREALADGRLAALDDVFFYELEELKQMMTGEWNVSDTHGIQATARSRKEAYDAWQGQEAPEMLLGDVAAMPAHQGLPGVAGHVTGPLRHWEGRQVRGCNAAILCVQQLDSSCSLALPVAEGFVSATGTPMDPFVVAARAWHRPMVLGLGSRCQSLMEGAQTTVDGDEILVDQ; this is translated from the coding sequence TTGTTTGATTATACTGTGGCCGGCCCGGTGCCCGGCAATCAGGAAACTGTCTGGTGGCAGCTGCCCGTGGAGCCCCTCTCTGCTGGGGTTCTCACCCCCTTCAGCTTCAGCGTGTTGGCCGAGATCTGGAGCCGCGCCTGGTATCTGTACTATGACCGGGTGGGCGGCGAGCCTGCCCCTCGGACGACTGTCCTGCGTCAGCATTTGGGCCGGGCATACTTGAACCTATCGGTCTGCTGCCAGATGGATGTGGAACAACTGGGGATGGATCCCCTGACCTTTCGCATCAATGGGACGTCCTACCCCGTCTGCCCCCGAGAAAAATCAGGCCTGTGGGGGGGGATCAAGCGGGGCCGCCAGCAGCGGCGTCTGAACACCGCCCTGGCGGAAATGGCCACCGAGCTGGACCGGGTCACTGACCGGGCCCGGGAGTGGTATGACAAAGCCCGGGAACTGAGGTGGACCCAGGCCGAAATCTTGCAGGTGATGGAAGAGATCGAGCGCATCGGCCCGGATAGCCTGGCTATCTTCTTCGCTGCCCGCCATTTGCTGGCCTATCGCTACAACCAGTTGCTCTGGGCGACCGTGGCGCAGGTGCCCTTCCCGCGCAACGTGCTGTTGATCAACAACGCCATCTGCGACCTGGACGGCCTGGTGGAGTCGGAGCTGGCCCAGCAAATGCTGGAGCTCTGCCACCAGACCAGCGAATTCCCGGATACGGTGGCGTGGCTGCGCAAGAAGGACTTTGCCGACTGGGTGCAGAAACTCCCGGACCCCGCCGTGCGGGAGTCCATCCAGGCATTTCTGGCTACCTTTGGCCATCGGGGCTCCCATGAGGGAGAACTGGCCCATCCTCGCTGGCAGGAGGAGGCCTGGCCCATCTTCCGCAACCTGCTGGCCTGTGTGACCCACCAGCCCAAGATGCCGCCCAGGCTGCCCGCCACGCAGCACACCCAACGGCTGCTGGAGGTCACCGATCCAGGGGTGCGCAAGCAGGTTCCCCAGTGGCTCACCCAGATTCGGGAGCTCCACCGCCTGCAGAGCCGTGCCCTCCACGCCTTCGCCTACATCCTGGCCGGAACACGGTGCTGGGCGCTGGCTGCAGGCCGGGAGGCCCTGGCCGATGGCCGTCTGGCTGCCCTGGACGATGTCTTCTTCTACGAGCTGGAAGAGCTCAAGCAGATGATGACCGGGGAGTGGAACGTCAGCGACACCCATGGGATCCAGGCTACAGCCCGGAGCCGGAAAGAGGCGTATGATGCCTGGCAAGGGCAGGAGGCGCCGGAGATGTTGCTGGGCGATGTGGCGGCGATGCCGGCCCACCAGGGGCTTCCCGGGGTGGCCGGACATGTCACCGGACCCCTGCGCCACTGGGAAGGTCGCCAGGTGCGGGGGTGCAATGCGGCGATCCTCTGTGTGCAGCAACTGGACAGCAGCTGCTCGTTGGCCCTGCCCGTGGCCGAGGGCTTTGTGTCCGCCACAGGCACACCCATGGATCCCTTCGTCGTCGCCGCCCGGGCCTGGCATCGGCCCATGGTGCTGGGTTTGGGGAGCCGGTGCCAGTCTTTGATGGAAGGTGCCCAGACCACCGTGGATGGCGACGAAATTTTGGTCGATCAGTAA